The following coding sequences lie in one Capsicum annuum cultivar UCD-10X-F1 chromosome 5, UCD10Xv1.1, whole genome shotgun sequence genomic window:
- the LOC124898568 gene encoding mini zinc finger protein 3-like: protein MEGDEIHQEKEVIDAALPLNSKSKPKSKYKECRKNHAVGIGGYAVDGCSKFMAAGEDGTGDGLKCAACNCHRNFHRREMQSQHCPSCYRATSVPPCGYFNHIQWRI, encoded by the coding sequence GAGAAGGAGGTAATCGATGCGGCACTGCCGCTGAATTCGAAGTCGAAGCCAAAGTCAAAGTACAAAGAATGTCGCAAAAACCACGCCGTCGGGATCGGTGGCTACGCCGTTGATGGATGTAGTAAATTCATGGCTGCCGGAGAAGATGGTACTGGAGACGGCCTCAAATGTGCTGCGTGCAATTGCCACCGTAATTTCCACCGGAGAGAGATGCAAAGTCAACACTGCCCATCTTGTTATAGAGCCACTTCAGTACCACCATGTGGCTACTTTAACCATATTCAGTGGCGGATTTAG